The proteins below come from a single Stomoxys calcitrans chromosome 1, idStoCalc2.1, whole genome shotgun sequence genomic window:
- the LOC131997162 gene encoding uncharacterized protein LOC131997162, with translation MENTYSVIPQYLRPANWDNDFEKLAKYFQDIEIQNPILIGDFNVRIGETNQNIGEIYKSSFCSGYDCRKSRDKTVNQKGVKFIQLCDNYNMLILNGITKGDEDGKLTYITTLGESVNDICAVSKEILGKIEEFRVEDKVWSDHFPILTKINIEPTSRTGEKMSLLPKLIWKDEEKDNYQRKINESIRNIAGVNHINLNDINQIIVKSASKLINHKKPFEPKNKWFNKNCNNARMKSFKLLKVYRTTRNLEDKRRYIVAQKEYKTVCSTNKSVYYNTIANKLNNIKNSKEWWKMAKEIRNQCNLVGSNITPDAFKSYYENLLNKSQETTLIHYAPPYKNDMDLDRHFTMSELQKMLVKVKRNKAPGEDRIPYEFFINGTEEFNSLLLRIYNTIYSSGEIDPVFTKTIIYPIHKKGDLNEPSNYRGISFMNCVAKLFMGLINERLYNWVENYQILKEYQAGFRKNYSTVDNIYNLASIVHLKLAEEKSKC, from the exons ATGGAAAATACTTACAGCGTAATACCTCAATACTTAAGACCTGccaattgggacaatgactttgaaaaactggcaaaatattttcaagACATAGAAATACAAAACCCTATACTCATAGGTGATTTTAATGTCCGAATCGGAGAAACAAACCAGAATATCGGAGAAATATATAAAAGTAGCTTTTGCTCAGGATATGATTGCAGAAAATCAAGAGATAAAACTGTAAATCAAAAAGGTGTTAAATTTATACAACTATGTGATAATTATAACATGCTTATTTTGAATGGAATAACGAAGGGTGATGAGGATGGAAAATTGACATACATTACGACATTGGGTGAGTCAGTAAACGACATATGCGCGGTATCTAAGGAAATTTTGGGAAAGATTGAAGAGTTCAGAGTGGAAGATAAAGTATGGTCAGATCATTTCCCTATCctgacgaaaataaatattgaacccACTTCACGAACGGGGGAAAAGATGTCTCTATTGCCAAAATTGATATGGAAAGATGAAGAAAAGGATAATTATCAAAGAAAGATAAATGAAAGTATACGTAATATCGCTGGTGTAAATCACATCAACCTCAACGATATTAACCAAATAATAGTGAAATCCGCTTCAAAATTGATTAATCACAAAAAGCCTTTTGAGCCGAAAAATAAATGGTTCAACAAAAACTGTAATAATGCAAGAATGAAAAGTTTTAAGCTCTTAAAGGTGTACAGGACAACAAGGAATTTGGAAGACAAGAGACGATATATAGTCGCACAAAAAGAGTACAAAACTGTATGCAGTACCAATAAATCCGTGTATTACAATACAATAGCcaacaaattaaataacatCAAAAACTCCAAAGAATGGTGGAAAATGGCGAAAGAAATTCGTAACCAATGTAACCTCGTGGGCTCAAATATTACCCCAGATGCCTTTAAATCCTACTATGAAAACTTATTAAATAAATCTCAAGAGACCACTCTTATTCACTATGCTCCCCCTTATAAAAATGATATGGATCTCGATAGGCACTTTACGATGTCGGAACTGCAGAAAATGCTAGTGAAAGTTAAAAGAAATAAGGCACCCGGCGAGGATAGGATACCATATGAGTTCTTCATAAACGGCACCGAAGAGTTTAATAGTCTGCTGTTAAGAATATACAATACCATTTATTCGAGTGGGGAAATTGATCCTGTATTCACAAAAACTATTATTTACCCAATTCATAAGAAAGGTGATCTAAACGAGCCGTCAAACTACAGGGGCATTTCATTTATGAATTGTGTGGCGAAGTTATTTATGGGTCTTATAAATGAAAGACTATATAATTGGGTTGAAAACTATCAAATTCTTAAAGAATACCAAGCTGGATTCCGGAAAAATTATTCAACGGTTGATAATATATACAATCTGGCCTCGATCGTCCACTTGAAATTGGCGGAGGAAAAaa gtAAGTGTTAA